Proteins encoded in a region of the Pseudomonas sp. GOM7 genome:
- a CDS encoding GlxA family transcriptional regulator: MDAPRTIASLIYPDVMSLDVTGPLQVFASANVERQRQGLPPAYHLQLLADESGPVRTSAGFQLVADGSWRERAADSLDTLLIPGGLGEAAQCQNQALLTWLRDSEPRIRRLGSICSGALILAATGLLDGRRATTHWADAETLRLGYPQVEVLADCLHTYDPKDHGGSAHLFTSAGVTAGIDLALALVEADQGRPMALAVARRLVMFLRRPGGQAQFSALLTPEPSRVPRLTALLEWIPLNLGSDLSLEALANQAHMTPRTLSRLFAQELGMSPGRYVERVRLEAARLLLQDAQASIATVARLTGFGHPENLRRSFHKHLAISPQDYLQRFGQPIQEPLHA; this comes from the coding sequence ATGGATGCGCCCAGAACCATCGCCAGCCTGATCTACCCCGATGTCATGAGCCTCGACGTCACCGGGCCATTGCAGGTGTTCGCCTCGGCCAACGTCGAACGCCAGCGCCAGGGGCTGCCCCCCGCTTACCACCTGCAACTGCTCGCCGATGAGTCCGGCCCGGTCCGTACCTCGGCCGGTTTTCAACTGGTGGCCGATGGCAGTTGGCGTGAGCGTGCAGCCGACTCGCTGGATACACTGCTGATACCCGGCGGCCTGGGCGAAGCAGCGCAATGCCAGAATCAGGCGCTGCTGACCTGGCTGCGCGACAGCGAGCCGCGCATCCGCCGCCTGGGCTCGATCTGCTCGGGCGCACTGATCCTCGCCGCCACCGGCCTGCTCGATGGCCGCCGCGCCACCACCCATTGGGCCGATGCCGAAACCCTGCGCCTGGGCTACCCGCAGGTCGAAGTGCTCGCCGACTGCCTGCACACCTACGATCCCAAGGATCACGGCGGCTCGGCGCACCTGTTCACCTCAGCTGGCGTCACCGCCGGCATCGACTTGGCCCTGGCACTGGTGGAAGCCGATCAGGGGCGACCCATGGCGCTGGCCGTCGCGCGTCGCCTGGTGATGTTTCTGCGCCGCCCCGGTGGGCAGGCGCAATTCAGCGCGCTGCTCACCCCCGAACCCAGCCGCGTACCGCGCCTGACAGCCCTGCTCGAGTGGATCCCCCTCAACCTCGGCAGCGACCTGTCGCTCGAGGCGCTGGCCAACCAGGCACACATGACGCCGCGCACCCTGTCACGCCTGTTCGCCCAGGAACTGGGCATGAGCCCAGGGCGCTACGTCGAACGGGTACGCCTGGAAGCCGCCCGCCTGTTGTTGCAGGACGCCCAGGCCTCGATTGCCACCGTAGCGCGGCTGACCGGCTTCGGCCATCCGGAGAACCTGCGCCGCAGCTTTCACAAACACCTGGCCATCAGCCCGCAGGACTACCTGCAGCGCTTCGGCCAGCCCATTCAGGAACCTCTCCATGCTTGA
- the nfuA gene encoding Fe-S biogenesis protein NfuA, with amino-acid sequence MSTITITDAAHDYLAELLSKQDTPGIGIRIFITQPGTPYAETCIAYCKPGEQKAEDTAVGLASFTAWIDAISEPFLEDAVVDYATDRMGGQLTIKAPNAKVPMVNEDSPLNERINYYLQTEINPGLASHGGQVSLVDVVEEGIAVLRFGGGCQGCGQADYTLKEGIEKTLLERIPELKGVRDVTDHSNRENAYY; translated from the coding sequence ATGAGCACTATTACCATTACCGATGCCGCCCATGACTACCTGGCCGAGCTGCTGAGCAAGCAGGACACTCCGGGTATCGGCATTCGTATCTTCATCACCCAGCCGGGTACGCCCTACGCGGAAACCTGCATCGCCTATTGCAAGCCGGGCGAACAGAAAGCCGAAGACACAGCGGTCGGCCTGGCCAGCTTCACCGCCTGGATCGACGCCATCAGCGAACCCTTCCTGGAAGACGCCGTGGTCGACTACGCCACCGATCGCATGGGTGGCCAGCTAACCATCAAGGCGCCGAATGCCAAGGTGCCGATGGTCAACGAGGACAGCCCGCTCAACGAGCGCATCAACTACTACCTGCAGACCGAGATCAACCCCGGACTGGCCAGCCACGGCGGCCAGGTATCGCTGGTGGACGTGGTGGAAGAGGGCATCGCCGTGCTGCGCTTCGGCGGTGGTTGCCAGGGCTGCGGCCAGGCGGACTACACCCTCAAGGAAGGTATCGAGAAGACCCTGCTCGAGCGCATTCCCGAACTCAAGGGCGTGCGAGATGTGACCGACCACAGCAATCGCGAGAATGCCTACTACTGA
- a CDS encoding di-heme-cytochrome C peroxidase produces MRLLRRVFKLVLLLALIALAVVLYYVANPNLPSYQQPEQLHYLDQWSEADRQTYYYTPQGTQLKGMRYEWFTALEMPFGSSRFARPEYLARFGLLIDPNQRPSALNPGNLPVGFTRHEDSESGEQYLDISCAACHTGELRYRGQAVRIDGGAALHSLASTVPTLRGGGFGQALGMSMLFTYYNPLKFRRFAREVLGEQYPQGRERLREDFKQVLDELLETAANDWHRGLYPTEEGFGRTDAFGRIANTVFGDAIDPANYRIANGPVSYPQLWDIWKFDWVQWNGSAMQPMARNVGEALGVGATLQLLDGHGQPIPEADRYASSVRLQDLHTLEETLQRLQPPHWPQEVLGKIDLPLASQGKALFSENCARCHAPDPKPVDQRLAPSRDPEWRMHIVPLSVIGTDPTTADNIADHRFDISRLGWTKAELSKLDVRLFGSSLDEVDFKSISSAKGLAYITSYVENRAYQDAGIPPRERQVMDGYGLPIGVQELRGYKARPLDGIWATPPFLHNGSVPTLFQLLSPVYERQSSFWVGSFEYDPKFVGFQTEKFPGGFFFDTRVTGNGNGGHEFRDGCRQQGVIGRALSPDERLALIEYLKVLGNPPLEAQLSDVPVRPSTPPPSCES; encoded by the coding sequence ATGCGCCTGCTCCGCCGAGTTTTCAAACTGGTTCTGTTGCTGGCGCTGATCGCCCTGGCAGTCGTCCTCTACTACGTCGCCAACCCGAACCTGCCCAGCTATCAGCAACCCGAGCAGTTGCACTACCTCGACCAATGGTCGGAGGCCGACCGCCAGACCTACTACTACACGCCGCAGGGCACGCAGCTCAAGGGCATGCGCTACGAGTGGTTCACCGCCCTGGAAATGCCCTTCGGCTCGAGCCGATTCGCCCGTCCCGAGTACCTGGCACGCTTCGGCCTGCTCATCGACCCCAACCAACGGCCCAGCGCGCTGAACCCGGGCAACCTGCCGGTCGGTTTCACCCGCCACGAGGACAGCGAGAGCGGCGAGCAGTACCTGGATATCAGTTGCGCTGCCTGCCACACCGGCGAGTTGCGCTATCGTGGCCAGGCCGTGCGTATCGACGGTGGCGCCGCACTGCATTCCCTGGCCTCGACGGTGCCGACCCTGCGCGGCGGCGGCTTTGGCCAGGCATTGGGCATGAGCATGCTCTTCACCTACTACAATCCGCTGAAATTCCGCCGTTTCGCCCGCGAGGTGCTGGGCGAGCAGTACCCGCAAGGGCGCGAACGCCTGCGCGAGGACTTCAAGCAGGTGCTCGACGAGTTGCTGGAAACCGCCGCCAACGACTGGCACCGCGGCCTCTACCCCACCGAAGAGGGCTTCGGCCGCACCGATGCTTTCGGCCGTATCGCCAATACCGTGTTCGGCGACGCCATCGACCCAGCCAACTATCGCATCGCCAACGGCCCGGTCAGCTACCCGCAACTCTGGGACATCTGGAAGTTCGACTGGGTGCAATGGAACGGCTCGGCCATGCAGCCGATGGCGCGCAACGTTGGCGAAGCACTGGGCGTCGGTGCCACCCTGCAGTTGCTCGACGGCCATGGCCAACCCATCCCCGAAGCCGACCGCTACGCCTCCAGCGTGCGCCTACAAGACCTCCATACCCTCGAGGAAACGCTCCAGCGCCTGCAACCGCCGCACTGGCCGCAAGAGGTGCTGGGCAAGATCGACCTGCCGCTGGCCAGCCAGGGCAAGGCCCTGTTCAGCGAGAACTGCGCCCGTTGCCACGCGCCGGATCCCAAACCCGTCGACCAGCGCCTGGCCCCCAGCCGTGATCCCGAGTGGCGCATGCATATCGTGCCGCTCAGCGTGATCGGCACCGATCCGACCACGGCCGACAACATCGCCGACCACCGCTTCGACATCAGCCGCCTGGGCTGGACCAAGGCTGAGCTGAGCAAGCTGGACGTGCGCCTGTTCGGCTCCAGCCTCGACGAGGTGGACTTCAAGAGCATCTCCAGCGCCAAGGGCCTGGCCTATATCACCTCCTACGTGGAAAACCGCGCCTATCAGGACGCTGGTATCCCACCACGGGAGCGTCAGGTGATGGACGGCTACGGCCTGCCCATTGGCGTGCAGGAGCTGCGCGGCTACAAGGCCAGACCACTGGATGGCATCTGGGCCACGCCGCCCTTCCTGCACAACGGTTCAGTGCCGACCCTGTTCCAGTTGCTCTCGCCGGTCTACGAGCGGCAAAGCAGCTTCTGGGTCGGCAGTTTCGAGTACGACCCCAAGTTCGTCGGCTTCCAGACCGAGAAATTTCCCGGCGGGTTCTTCTTCGATACCCGTGTGACCGGTAATGGCAACGGCGGTCATGAATTCCGCGATGGCTGTCGCCAGCAAGGCGTGATCGGCCGAGCCCTGTCCCCGGATGAGCGCCTGGCCCTGATCGAATACCTCAAGGTGCTGGGCAACCCGCCGCTGGAAGCCCAGCTAAGCGACGTCCCGGTGCGCCCGAGCACGCCACCCCCGAGCTGCGAAAGCTGA
- a CDS encoding fatty acid cis/trans isomerase, with protein sequence MPLRSLLAFTLLLASLGVRAAAISYVDEVQPILTQKCVACHTCYDAPCQLNLGSAEGAQRGASKALVYDGTRTEAQPTTRLFYDAQGEAAWRRRDFHSVLDAQGGQAALLARMLELGRSQPLPTNAKLPADLDIAITRSNTCPLPGEFDDYARKNPHGGMPFAVTGLSDAEYATLARWLEQGAPVQSQPIKPTAAEQRQVDDWERFLNAPGAREALVSRWIYEHLFLAHLYVEGGEQTHFFQLVRSRTPSGQPVDPIATRRPNDDPGTNFYYRLWPIQGVIVHKTHITYPLSTQKLERVRQQFFADDWTVDALPGYGAQRRANPFATFAAIPPRARYQFMLDNGEYFVRTFIRGPVCRGQIATDVIRDNFWALFQDPEHDLYITDAEYREQATPLLAMPGQFDDIGDLLGLWLDYRDKRNEYEDLRRAAYADAPAPGWSSIWSGNDNALLSIFRQHDSASVRKGLLGEIPQTLWLLDYPLLERTYYQLVVNFDVYGNVSHQAQTRLYFDLIRNGAEVNFLRLLPPESRRAYLDDWYQDSGKLKMWLDYTKIDHRTPSALSLPGPDAKRSFAGQLLSRYAAFDARPDPINRCVNGSCYREGLKPQQRDVEQSLSRLASRPAAGLKVIEQMPEATMLRVEFADGTREIYSLLRNRAHSNVAFMLGEELRYQPGLDTLTIYPEVLSSYPNFLFNLKAEEVEAFVGQMQQVSDAQGFEAITQRWGIRRSHPQFWFYFHDLGERIRETQPIEAGVLDMNRYENL encoded by the coding sequence ATGCCCCTTCGCTCGCTGCTTGCCTTCACGCTGCTGTTGGCTTCCCTGGGTGTGCGCGCCGCTGCCATTTCCTATGTCGATGAGGTGCAGCCGATCCTCACGCAGAAATGCGTCGCTTGCCACACCTGCTACGATGCCCCCTGTCAGCTCAACCTGGGCAGTGCCGAAGGCGCGCAGCGCGGGGCGAGCAAGGCGTTGGTGTATGACGGCACGCGCACCGAAGCGCAGCCGACCACGCGGCTGTTCTATGACGCGCAGGGAGAGGCGGCCTGGCGCCGCCGCGACTTCCATTCCGTGCTCGATGCCCAGGGCGGCCAGGCGGCTCTGCTGGCGCGCATGCTGGAGCTGGGGCGCAGCCAGCCACTGCCGACCAATGCCAAGTTGCCGGCCGATCTGGACATCGCCATCACCCGCAGCAACACCTGCCCGCTGCCAGGCGAGTTCGATGACTATGCCCGCAAGAATCCCCATGGCGGCATGCCCTTCGCCGTCACCGGCCTGAGCGATGCTGAATACGCCACGCTGGCGCGCTGGCTGGAGCAGGGCGCGCCGGTGCAGAGCCAGCCGATCAAACCGACGGCGGCCGAGCAGCGCCAGGTGGACGACTGGGAGCGCTTCCTCAATGCGCCGGGCGCGCGTGAGGCGCTGGTGTCGCGCTGGATTTACGAGCACCTGTTTCTTGCCCACCTGTATGTGGAGGGGGGCGAGCAGACGCACTTCTTCCAACTGGTGCGCTCGCGCACGCCCAGCGGCCAGCCGGTGGATCCGATCGCCACGCGGCGGCCCAACGACGATCCCGGCACCAACTTCTACTACCGCCTGTGGCCGATCCAGGGCGTGATCGTGCACAAGACCCACATCACCTATCCCCTCAGCACGCAGAAGCTCGAGCGGGTGCGCCAGCAGTTCTTCGCCGATGACTGGACGGTGGATGCACTGCCCGGTTACGGCGCGCAGCGCCGGGCCAACCCCTTCGCCACCTTCGCCGCCATCCCACCCCGTGCGCGCTACCAGTTCATGCTGGATAACGGCGAATACTTCGTGCGCACCTTCATTCGCGGCCCGGTATGCCGGGGGCAGATCGCCACGGACGTGATTCGCGACAATTTCTGGGCCCTGTTCCAGGATCCCGAGCATGATCTCTACATCACCGATGCCGAGTATCGTGAGCAGGCCACGCCGCTGCTGGCCATGCCAGGGCAATTCGACGACATCGGCGACCTGCTGGGCCTGTGGCTCGATTACCGCGACAAACGCAACGAATACGAGGATCTGCGCCGCGCCGCCTACGCCGATGCTCCGGCGCCTGGCTGGTCGAGCATCTGGAGCGGCAACGACAATGCGCTGCTGTCGATCTTCCGTCAGCACGACAGCGCCTCGGTGCGCAAAGGGTTGCTGGGTGAGATTCCACAGACCCTCTGGCTGCTGGATTACCCCTTGCTGGAACGCACCTATTACCAGCTCGTGGTCAACTTCGACGTCTATGGCAACGTCTCGCACCAGGCGCAGACACGCCTGTACTTCGACCTGATCCGTAACGGCGCCGAGGTCAACTTTCTCCGCCTGCTGCCGCCCGAGTCGCGCCGGGCCTACCTAGACGACTGGTACCAAGATAGTGGCAAGCTGAAGATGTGGCTGGATTACACCAAGATCGACCATCGCACGCCGAGCGCACTGTCCTTGCCTGGGCCGGATGCCAAACGCAGTTTCGCCGGGCAATTGCTCAGCCGTTACGCTGCCTTCGATGCGCGGCCCGACCCGATCAACCGCTGCGTCAATGGAAGCTGCTACCGTGAGGGGCTCAAACCGCAACAGCGTGATGTGGAGCAGAGCCTCAGTCGTCTGGCCAGCCGCCCGGCTGCAGGGCTCAAGGTGATCGAGCAGATGCCGGAGGCGACCATGCTGCGCGTCGAGTTCGCCGATGGCACGCGGGAGATCTACAGCCTGCTGCGCAACCGTGCGCACAGCAACGTGGCCTTCATGCTCGGTGAGGAGCTGCGCTACCAGCCAGGGCTGGATACTTTGACCATCTACCCGGAAGTGCTCTCCAGCTACCCCAACTTCCTGTTCAACCTCAAGGCCGAGGAGGTCGAGGCGTTCGTTGGGCAGATGCAGCAGGTCAGCGACGCCCAGGGCTTCGAGGCCATCACCCAGCGCTGGGGCATCCGCCGCAGCCATCCGCAGTTCTGGTTCTACTTCCACGACCTGGGCGAGCGCATTCGCGAAACCCAGCCCATCGAGGCCGGCGTGCTGGACATGAACCGCTACGAGAACCTGTAA
- a CDS encoding catalase family protein gives MLKAFWLWLGRVLGKLLLTLALLGLLGWGVGELYYAQKFSGPVANEEQIPPDEAALTRLIIEDAVRVVEQHRDNTRVLRDAHAKAHGCVKGEVQVLDDLDADLRQGVFSEPGKTWQAWVRLSNGNAYPQFDRARDARGMAIKLLDVPGEKLMHSPAHASEQDFVMFNHPVFFVRDVAEYRSNFAAQADGKKVLAFFPSWDPRTWEVRHLFIALKTLAPAPESPVATTYNSIAPYKLGPANIKYRVVPAPQNCPPYNLPEQNQALPNFLRNALYQQLSLDRMPACFELQVQKQNAQYYMPIEDPSVKWSEKISPFQSVARITLPPQDFDSREQNLFCDNLSFNPWHSLAEHRPIGGINRLRKAVYEAVSAYRHERNDAPQGQPAAQPE, from the coding sequence ATGTTGAAAGCTTTCTGGCTCTGGCTTGGCCGCGTCCTCGGCAAACTCCTGCTCACCCTGGCGCTGCTCGGCCTGCTGGGCTGGGGCGTGGGCGAGCTCTATTACGCGCAGAAATTCTCCGGCCCGGTGGCCAATGAAGAGCAGATTCCGCCGGACGAGGCGGCGCTGACCCGCCTGATCATCGAGGACGCCGTGCGCGTGGTTGAGCAGCACCGCGACAATACCCGCGTCCTGCGTGATGCCCATGCCAAGGCCCATGGTTGCGTGAAGGGCGAGGTACAGGTGCTCGACGACCTCGACGCCGATCTGCGCCAGGGGGTATTCAGCGAGCCGGGCAAGACCTGGCAAGCCTGGGTACGCCTGTCCAATGGCAACGCCTACCCACAGTTCGACCGCGCCCGCGATGCCCGCGGCATGGCCATCAAACTGCTCGACGTACCGGGCGAAAAGCTCATGCACAGCCCAGCGCATGCCAGCGAGCAAGACTTCGTGATGTTCAATCATCCGGTGTTCTTCGTCCGCGATGTGGCTGAATACCGCAGCAACTTCGCCGCCCAGGCCGATGGCAAGAAGGTGCTGGCGTTCTTCCCTAGCTGGGATCCACGCACCTGGGAAGTCCGCCACCTGTTCATCGCCCTGAAGACCCTGGCCCCCGCCCCGGAAAGCCCGGTGGCCACCACCTACAACTCCATCGCCCCATACAAGCTTGGCCCGGCCAACATCAAGTACCGCGTGGTACCGGCGCCACAGAACTGCCCGCCTTATAACCTGCCCGAGCAGAACCAGGCCCTGCCCAACTTCTTGCGCAATGCCCTTTATCAGCAACTTTCGCTCGACCGCATGCCGGCCTGTTTCGAGTTGCAGGTACAAAAACAGAACGCGCAGTACTACATGCCCATCGAAGACCCGAGCGTAAAGTGGAGCGAAAAGATTTCGCCGTTCCAAAGCGTGGCGCGTATCACATTGCCGCCACAGGACTTCGATAGCCGCGAACAAAACCTGTTCTGCGACAATTTGTCCTTCAACCCCTGGCATTCACTTGCCGAACACCGCCCCATCGGTGGTATCAACCGGCTGCGCAAGGCGGTATACGAGGCGGTCAGCGCTTACCGGCACGAGCGTAACGATGCTCCGCAAGGCCAACCGGCCGCGCAACCGGAATAA
- a CDS encoding DUF1272 domain-containing protein, translated as MLELRPNCECCDRDLPASSLDARICSFECTFCSDCAEQRLAGHCPNCDGELVRRPVRPPAKLINNPASSTRVRRATAC; from the coding sequence ATGCTTGAGCTACGCCCCAACTGCGAATGCTGCGATCGCGACCTGCCAGCGAGCAGCTTGGACGCTCGCATCTGCTCCTTCGAGTGCACCTTCTGCAGCGACTGCGCCGAGCAGCGCCTGGCTGGACATTGCCCCAACTGCGATGGCGAACTGGTGCGACGCCCGGTTCGCCCACCCGCCAAACTGATCAACAATCCTGCTTCCAGCACTCGCGTGAGGAGAGCCACAGCATGCTGA
- the pnuC gene encoding nicotinamide riboside transporter PnuC, with amino-acid sequence MSWLELLAAGLGIISVWLTVRQNPWCWPIGLVMVLLYTWLFYDWRLYSNLLLQVLFAALQLYGWWQWTRGGERHEGRQVSMLPMPGVVRDLAAGVLGALLLGYAMATFTDASAPWLDAALTAFSLVAQWWMAQKRAQCWVLWIVVDLCYVAFFIATDLYLTAVLYALFTLLAISGWLGWRKDLALRSAA; translated from the coding sequence ATGTCCTGGCTCGAATTGCTGGCCGCCGGCCTTGGCATCATCTCGGTCTGGCTGACCGTCAGGCAGAACCCCTGGTGCTGGCCCATCGGGCTGGTAATGGTGCTGCTCTATACCTGGCTGTTCTACGACTGGCGCTTGTATTCCAATCTGCTGTTGCAGGTGCTGTTCGCCGCCCTGCAGCTCTATGGCTGGTGGCAATGGACGCGCGGCGGTGAGCGTCATGAAGGGCGTCAGGTGAGCATGCTGCCCATGCCGGGCGTTGTTCGTGATCTGGCAGCCGGAGTGCTGGGGGCCCTGCTGCTGGGCTATGCGATGGCCACCTTCACCGATGCCAGCGCCCCCTGGCTGGACGCCGCCCTCACCGCCTTCAGCCTGGTGGCGCAGTGGTGGATGGCGCAGAAACGCGCGCAATGCTGGGTGCTGTGGATAGTGGTGGATCTGTGCTACGTGGCGTTCTTCATCGCCACCGACCTCTACCTGACCGCCGTGCTGTACGCCCTGTTCACCCTGCTGGCCATCAGCGGCTGGCTCGGCTGGCGCAAGGATCTGGCATTGCGGTCGGCCGCATGA
- a CDS encoding HPP family protein, which produces MLKFFAKLRGDQAPLPPLPPARQIALAWLGGFLAIGSIAVSANLLSASLLLGSFGASCVLVFGYPDLPFSQPRNVLLGHVLSSLVGLLCLHLLGPDIWSLAIAVGSAIALMMLTRSVHPPAGSNPVIIFLAQPGWGFLLFPTLSGALILILLALLYNNATRSGRYPKYW; this is translated from the coding sequence ATGCTGAAATTCTTCGCCAAGCTACGCGGCGACCAGGCGCCACTGCCGCCCTTGCCACCGGCACGCCAGATCGCCCTGGCCTGGCTCGGCGGTTTTCTCGCCATCGGCAGCATCGCCGTCAGCGCCAACCTGCTCTCGGCCAGCCTGCTGCTGGGTTCTTTCGGTGCCTCCTGCGTGCTGGTGTTCGGCTACCCCGACCTGCCCTTCTCGCAGCCGCGCAACGTGCTGCTGGGGCATGTTCTGAGCAGCCTGGTGGGCCTGCTCTGCCTGCATCTGCTGGGGCCTGATATCTGGTCGCTGGCCATCGCAGTGGGGTCGGCCATTGCCCTGATGATGCTGACCCGCAGCGTGCACCCACCGGCGGGCTCGAACCCGGTGATCATCTTTCTGGCGCAACCGGGCTGGGGGTTCCTGCTATTCCCCACCTTGAGTGGCGCGCTGATCCTGATACTGCTGGCGTTGCTGTACAACAACGCCACGCGCTCAGGGCGCTATCCCAAGTATTGGTGA
- a CDS encoding AAA family ATPase, with product MKVVVLTGPESTGKSWLAQRIAQRFGGRVVGEYVRHFIEREQRDTCYADIPVIAQGQLAWEDQARAERPHLLILDTHLLSNILWSRSLFAAVPEWLEAELLRRHYDLHLLLDPRGVPWCDDGQRCQPELQDRLGFHKACQHWLQSTGQVFHSVGGDWEQRWQTTQHHIKALLASSEHTGPGQ from the coding sequence ATGAAGGTCGTGGTGCTGACCGGGCCGGAGTCCACCGGCAAGAGCTGGCTGGCGCAGCGCATCGCCCAGCGCTTCGGCGGGCGCGTGGTCGGCGAATATGTGCGCCACTTCATCGAGCGCGAACAGCGCGATACCTGCTATGCCGACATCCCCGTCATCGCCCAGGGGCAACTGGCCTGGGAAGATCAGGCGCGGGCCGAGCGCCCTCACCTGCTGATTCTCGACACCCATCTGCTCAGCAACATCCTCTGGAGCCGCAGCCTGTTCGCCGCTGTGCCCGAGTGGCTGGAAGCGGAACTGCTGCGCCGGCATTACGACCTGCATCTGCTACTCGACCCGCGCGGCGTGCCCTGGTGCGACGATGGCCAGCGCTGTCAACCGGAGCTGCAGGATCGCCTGGGCTTCCACAAGGCCTGCCAGCACTGGCTGCAGAGCACGGGTCAGGTGTTCCATTCAGTCGGCGGCGACTGGGAGCAACGCTGGCAGACGACCCAACACCACATCAAAGCCCTGCTCGCCTCAAGCGAGCACACTGGCCCAGGCCAGTAG
- a CDS encoding DUF3429 domain-containing protein — protein MHPFEAEKPPQLALLLGYAGLLPFVFGALGIWLIPQGWRAFVLEALLDYAAVILAFMGAIHWGLAMRAEASESQAQLQLGLSVIPPLLGWVAIASGLTTSLVLPIFLFAFSGLYLADLHAVRVGLAPKWYPALRTPLTLVVCLCLLLAWASVLA, from the coding sequence ATGCATCCGTTCGAGGCCGAGAAACCTCCACAGTTGGCCCTTCTGCTGGGTTATGCCGGGCTGTTGCCTTTCGTCTTCGGGGCGCTGGGGATCTGGCTGATCCCGCAGGGTTGGCGCGCCTTCGTGCTCGAGGCGCTGCTCGACTACGCGGCGGTGATTCTGGCATTCATGGGGGCCATTCACTGGGGCCTGGCCATGCGCGCTGAGGCGAGCGAGAGCCAGGCGCAACTGCAGCTCGGGCTGTCGGTGATTCCACCGCTGCTAGGCTGGGTGGCGATTGCCAGTGGGCTGACCACCAGCCTGGTACTGCCGATCTTCCTGTTCGCCTTCAGCGGCCTGTACCTGGCCGATCTGCACGCGGTGCGTGTCGGCCTGGCACCGAAGTGGTACCCGGCGTTGCGCACACCGCTGACCCTGGTGGTGTGCCTCTGCCTGCTACTGGCCTGGGCCAGTGTGCTCGCTTGA
- a CDS encoding acyltransferase family protein: protein MLVSVQALRALAAWVVVFHHVMQVFFNFKADSFIGRLFAERGAVGVDIFFVISGLVIHLSSRGKAITPWRFMLNRVLRIVPAYWLYSLIAAAIIAFANPVMPVQEFDLHHLLLSLFFIPAENPGGFGLYPTLNVGWTLNYEMFFYLLFALAFCVPERLRLLCIAAMLVSCALLARQPWVSDFYRNGIVYEFLFGMALGMAYERGWIRQGVWLPLLVIAASLLTIYHFDNSMRLLHWGVPSALIVAACIAMEPWFKDNRLLSRMGDCSYSVYLLHVIILSLGWYVQASLDLAPAVVIAVCIPLIAVAGWGSYEWIERRFFVRAKAWVEARSGRRALQSLS, encoded by the coding sequence ATGCTGGTTTCAGTTCAGGCATTGCGGGCGTTGGCGGCCTGGGTCGTGGTGTTTCACCATGTCATGCAGGTGTTCTTCAACTTCAAGGCCGATAGCTTCATCGGGCGGCTGTTTGCCGAACGCGGCGCTGTTGGCGTCGACATCTTCTTCGTCATCAGCGGGCTGGTGATCCATCTTTCCAGCCGGGGCAAGGCCATCACGCCCTGGCGCTTCATGCTCAATCGCGTGCTGCGCATCGTGCCGGCCTACTGGCTGTATTCACTGATAGCGGCTGCGATCATCGCCTTCGCCAATCCGGTGATGCCGGTGCAGGAGTTCGACCTGCACCACCTGTTGCTCTCACTGTTCTTCATTCCCGCCGAGAACCCGGGCGGTTTCGGCCTCTATCCCACCCTCAATGTTGGCTGGACGCTGAACTACGAGATGTTCTTCTACTTGCTGTTCGCCCTGGCGTTCTGCGTCCCCGAACGGCTGCGTCTGTTGTGCATCGCCGCCATGCTGGTGAGCTGCGCGTTGCTGGCGCGGCAGCCCTGGGTGAGCGACTTCTACCGTAATGGCATCGTCTACGAATTCCTCTTCGGCATGGCCCTGGGCATGGCCTATGAGCGTGGCTGGATTCGCCAGGGGGTCTGGCTGCCGCTGCTGGTGATCGCCGCATCGCTGCTGACCATCTACCACTTCGACAACTCCATGCGCCTGCTGCATTGGGGCGTTCCGAGTGCATTGATAGTCGCTGCCTGCATCGCCATGGAACCCTGGTTCAAGGACAATCGTCTGCTGAGCCGGATGGGCGACTGTTCCTACTCGGTCTATCTGCTGCACGTGATCATCCTGTCACTGGGCTGGTACGTGCAGGCCAGTCTGGATCTCGCGCCGGCGGTCGTCATCGCCGTCTGCATACCGCTGATCGCAGTGGCCGGGTGGGGCAGTTACGAGTGGATCGAGCGACGTTTCTTCGTTCGCGCCAAGGCCTGGGTCGAGGCGCGTTCAGGCCGTCGGGCGCTGCAGTCGCTATCCTGA